Genomic window (Kineosporiaceae bacterium):
CCAGGTCCGCGTCGCGCGCGAGGTCGGCGACTTCGCCGACACCCAGGATCAGGTCACCCGCACCATCACGGCCCTCCAGCGTGAACGCCTGGCGTCCATGCCGCCCACGTCGCCCCAGCTGACCACCCTGCGGGCCGCCTCCGACCGCGAGCTGGTCTCCCTGGCCAGTGCCCTGCGGGACGGCGACCTCGGGGGTGCGGTGCCTCAGGTCGCGGCCGTCATCGATCACGTCCAGAGCGTCAACGCCAAGGTTGCGGAGCAACGCCGAGCCGTGGACGGCGGCGGAAGACCCGACCGGGTGCGGTCGGGGTACTCCGAGATCATCGCCGCGGACGTCGAACTCGCCGGGGCCGTCGGCGAGGCGCTGGCCGACCGCACGCTCGCTCGCCGGTTCGCCACGGTCACCCTGCTGCATCGCGCAGTCGAAGCGGCCGCCACCGCGCAACTGGTGGGTGGTGACGCCATCGGCGCCGGTGGGGCCACCGCCGAACAGCACGCCGACCTGGCCGTGGCACTCGCCGATCACGCTCGCGCCCTGGCCGCGTTCAAGTCCAGTGGCAGCGTGGTCGAGCCGCAGGTTCAGCAGCAGGCCGTCGCGGCGGCGGCGGCCTTCCTCGAACTGGCCGGTCGCCTCCAGAGCGCCGCGGACGGCGACAGTGCCGTCACCGCCGAGATCTGGACGGCGGTCGCCGACGATCAGACCGAGGCCCTGCGTCGGTTGGCCCACGGCGTGGCGGCCGACGCGTCGACCGAGGCCCAGTCATCGGCCGAGTCGGCCGGTCAGCGCGCGGCACTGGTGACCGGCGTCGCGGTGGCCCTGGTGGGCCTGATGGTGCTGCTCGCACTGATGCAGTCCCGCCGGATCACCGCTCCGTTGCGCCGGCTGGCAGCGGTCACCACGCTCACCCGGGAGGAACTGCCGGCCGCGGTCGAGGCGATCTCGGTGAAGGGCGCGGCCTCGGCGGAGTTGCCCACGGTCGAGCAGGAGTCCGAGGACGAGGTCGGCGCTGTGGCGGCGGCCTTCGCCGAGGTGCAGGAGACCGTGCTCGACATCGCCCACCAGCAGGCGCAGTTGCGCTCCTCCCTGGCCGAGACGTTCGTCAACGTGGCCCGGCGCAATCAGGTGCTGCTTGCCCGCCAGCTGTCGTTCATCGACCGGCTCGAGCGCAGCGAAGAGGACCCGGACGTTCTGCAGAACCTCTTCCGGCTCGATCACCTGGCGACCCGCATGCGCCGCAACGCCGAGAGTCTGCTGGTGTTGGCCGGGATCGATTCCGGACGACGCGCTCGCGCGGCGATGCCGTTGACGGACGTGATCCGCACCGCGATCAGCGAGGTCGAGCACTACGAGCGGGTGCAGCTCGAGACGGGGATGAACCCGTTGGTGGTGGCCCACCTGACGCTGCCGGCCGCCCACCTGATCGCCGAGCTGATCGAGAACGCCACCAACTTCTCCGAGCCGAGTACGCCGGTGGTGGTCTCGACCCAGGGCTCGCCTCACGGCGTCCAGATCAGCGTGATCGACCAGGGGCTGGGGCTGTCACCAGAGGATCTGGCGGCCGCCAACCAGCGGCTCGCGGACGTCGACTCCACGGTGCTGGTGCCCGTCAACACCTCCGGGGTGCAGCGGCTCGGCCTGTACGTCGTCGCGCGTCTGGCGGCACGTCTCGGTGCACGGGTGTGGCTGCAGAATGCCTCCGGCAGTGGCACCGTCGCGATGGTCGAGCTGCCCGGGGTGGTGTTCGTCGAGGGCTCGACACCGGCCTCCACCGGGATCATCGATCACATCGACGTCGCCGGCGCGGAGAACCCTCCCCCCGTGATCCTGCGGCGCACCCAGGAGCCAGTGGCCGACGACCCGGAACCGGTGATGCCCGAACCGGTCGTGCCCGAACCAATCGCCAAGCCCGAACCGATCACCATGCCCGAACCGCTGGCGATGCCCGAACCCCTGGCGATGCCCGAACCCCTGGTGATGCCGGGGCCGATCGCGCCGGAAGAACCGGGGGAGTCGGCCGACACCGTCCCGCCGCTGCCTCGGCGTCGTCCGGCCACGTCTGCGGCGCCGCCGCCGCTCACCGCGCCCCTGCCCGCCGCCGGGTACGGCAGCCAGTACGGGGCCGAGCTGCCCGAAGGCACCGCCAACCAGGGCTTCCAGGTGCCGCCTCCGCCGGGGCAGTACGGCTACGAACTGACCTCCGGTCAGGTGCCGCCGGCCTCCGTCGTGGTGCCGCCTCCGCCGGCCGAGGTGGCAGAGGTCCTGCCGCCGAGTGACCCCTTCCCGCCGGCAGCGCCGCCCGCGATGCCCTCACCAGCCGCGCCCTCCCCACCCGCGCCCTCCCCACCCGCTCCGCTGGCCTCGACGATGCCGGTCACGATGGACGTGCTGCCACAGCGTCAGCAGA
Coding sequences:
- a CDS encoding nitrate- and nitrite sensing domain-containing protein, translated to MRRQLGIRWKVLAVLALPVTLLAVVAGSETLDSLHQVRVAREVGDFADTQDQVTRTITALQRERLASMPPTSPQLTTLRAASDRELVSLASALRDGDLGGAVPQVAAVIDHVQSVNAKVAEQRRAVDGGGRPDRVRSGYSEIIAADVELAGAVGEALADRTLARRFATVTLLHRAVEAAATAQLVGGDAIGAGGATAEQHADLAVALADHARALAAFKSSGSVVEPQVQQQAVAAAAAFLELAGRLQSAADGDSAVTAEIWTAVADDQTEALRRLAHGVAADASTEAQSSAESAGQRAALVTGVAVALVGLMVLLALMQSRRITAPLRRLAAVTTLTREELPAAVEAISVKGAASAELPTVEQESEDEVGAVAAAFAEVQETVLDIAHQQAQLRSSLAETFVNVARRNQVLLARQLSFIDRLERSEEDPDVLQNLFRLDHLATRMRRNAESLLVLAGIDSGRRARAAMPLTDVIRTAISEVEHYERVQLETGMNPLVVAHLTLPAAHLIAELIENATNFSEPSTPVVVSTQGSPHGVQISVIDQGLGLSPEDLAAANQRLADVDSTVLVPVNTSGVQRLGLYVVARLAARLGARVWLQNASGSGTVAMVELPGVVFVEGSTPASTGIIDHIDVAGAENPPPVILRRTQEPVADDPEPVMPEPVVPEPIAKPEPITMPEPLAMPEPLAMPEPLVMPGPIAPEEPGESADTVPPLPRRRPATSAAPPPLTAPLPAAGYGSQYGAELPEGTANQGFQVPPPPGQYGYELTSGQVPPASVVVPPPPAEVAEVLPPSDPFPPAAPPAMPSPAAPSPPAPSPPAPLASTMPVTMDVLPQRQQSGFSLGRFGRRGRAQRFEDEHPEPIAPLLPPIATVSEVDQGSRRAQGVAPSVPLPPTEPASSSGPSERAELASTALSELSMLASYRPEVGGGSPATLTKRTPAPMPAAEVAPSPVLPEADVLGVPEPDSRPRTAEAVRSTMSGFLRGASEGRGLGGISPRQAPSAASLGYGSPLPTTGYGAPAPTPQEHM